TGTCAACACATTATCTCTCTGTCAATCCTCTAATTCATTCATCAACACTCGCAACTCTGAGCCCTTAACTAAACACTTTACCTCAGTTaaggaggttatattttatttttgaatatatttttttgtatattttaaagtGAGTTGttggttttcttgtttgttaGTATTTTAAGCAAGATTTCGTAAAAACTACAGGAAGAATCAAGAAAAAATCTGGAGGAAGGATATGATCAGAACATTAATAGTCCAGGAAGAACCTATTACATTATGGTAGAGATCTGAATCGGGCAGTAGATCCAAGAAATGTTTATTTGACTTTGTTTCACAgtgttttcattgatttttcagATGATAActcatggatcctgatgaaacaatatatttagggaactgatatttatgagtgtgagaAATTTACTGTAGATTTGAATAAGGGAACTGGCAAAGGCACGTACACGCTGAGTGCCACTCTAGTTTAATCTAGATTTCAGGATCATTTGTCTTTGGTATTTGATTGTATTGTGTTTGATTGATGAGAGTAATATGGACCAACATTGAAACATAGTGAGAAGTGATGTCACGGTTCATTTGCAGCTGTCATCTGGTGGAGCTTTTATATTCAGGTGAAGAAAGAAGTGGACATGATACAAAACCACGTTTCTatgtatgaatgtattttaCACGCCTGTATGAATTGACATATTGTGAGTATATTCAGTATGTAAGTATAAATGCATGTGAGGAAAACCCTTCAGTGTTAACATCATGATCAGCTGTAGGTTTTGGTATTCTGTGTACAGTGCAGATTACATGGgacctattattcaaaactatttCCTGATGCTTAGGCAAAAATGTATGTTCACAGCTCTGGACATGACTCCATCTGGCACGATCTGGGACCGCAGCATCGTCTCCAACACTTTATTAACAACTTCCTGAAGGTCTGTTGCCCAAATAGACTTGACTGCAGCCATGTTCCCAGATCTGAGACACATCAACAGTGTCATCACTAAAATGAGACACAAGCTGTCGAAAAACCAGAGCTGTCCTTAAAAGGTCTGCGCGACATGAACAGTCAACAGAGCACAAAGGGATACTTCACAAAGTGTGATCCACTTTTAGCAGCATCACAAGACACTGGGCACATTCATGCACAGGGGTTTTATGAAGATGacgcaaaaaggaaaaaactcaCCAAGTCACCTGATTCTGAATATATCGCCTGGGGGGGGAAAGACACATTTAGAAATGAATAAACAAGACGATTCTATGAAAGAAGCACATAACTCACTACCTTGTGAGGGTAACAATATGAAAACAAGGGAAATGTACTTACTGAGTTTGGGATGTAGCCAACAGCGTACACCATGACTTTCCCCGAAATAGAAAATGTGTCGACCCTGTTCAGTGGGATTCTGTGCTTGTAGCTCAGCAGGTGAGTACCATTTACTGCCACCTATGGGCAAAGACAGATACTTTAGAAccattttgtttttccattaaTTGACTCACTGtgcttgtgttgtttgtagGGAGCATCGTGGGATCACCGACCTTAAAGACGTTGTCATGCACCAGGATGATGGTCTCGAAGGGGGCTCCGCGTTTGAAGGGCAGCTGATGCAGGGTCTCCTCCTCGCCCCAGGTCTCCTGCAGCAGGGAGTTGCATACCACCCTGGGGGGGCCTGTGAAGCACGGGCTGAAGTGGAGGGCGACGTCAGAGCGCGGCTTGGTGCTGCAGCCGCTCGACAGGTCGATCTGAAACCTGCAGACATGGCCCACAACCAACGCTGGATTAAAGGCCAGGCGCTGAAAGATCTCAGCTTTACTGTGTGTTACAGGGTTTTCATCATTTGTTGACCTGCAATTATCACAAAGTAGTAGTAAGACTTTGGATTAGTTAAGTCTAATGGAGCAAAATCAGGATTTGAGGAACTTAAAAGTTCCACTGAGTCAAAGCTGAGCTAAAATGAATCCAGGCTCATCTAGTAATTTTTATCattatgaaatatttatagCCATATGTTTGATGGAGGAAGCTTATAATTTTGTAACTTAATGACAATTTAATTGTTCATAAACACATGATGTCAGCTAGTGACCCGCTGTATCCACcgaaataaatgtttcatataAATTATATGTTCCCAAAGACTAGAGCTGGACAGAAATATTGATCAGCTGACAATCGATAGTCCCGCCCCTGGTATCAATAGTTTATTTACAAAATAGCATTTTGTAAACAGTGTAGATCAAGATTAACGGGAGAGGCCTGAGTGGCCAGGTGCATTCTGGGTGTTGAAGTATTTCTACCTTTTGGACAGCGGGTAATACCTCAGTcccttttcctctgtttttctctaGTCATGTTGCaacaatttagatttttttccacattctaCTGTATACGTTTTATTAGAAGTGTTAATGTTTATTGCAAATAAATTCCAGTTCAGTGTGTTGACTGTTCAGTGACATTATGCAATGCAAACATTCTTCCGATCATTGGAATGGAAATTTTGAATGAAGTAGTTTTTGCACAATTTGTCCATTTGGTATTGTTATGTGATGTATGCATCAGATTATCAAGGTGGTAAACATCAGTGTTCTTTATTGTCCgttcataaagaagagtttaaaaccacaaccttcactcaggagttAAAATATGTCTTTAAACTCAAAAGAAAATACTACTAAGGCATTTAATATGATAATTGTTGATAGCTGCTGATattactattttttttaatcttgaaaTAATTTTTGCCGATCcctaataaatacatatattttcacAATGAGACTTTCTCATATTAGATATCTGTGCTGTCATTGATTCAGGCTGTGAGTGTTCCACAGCCTGTTGAAGTTTTTCCTGATTCATAGTAAATATGAAATGCTGAGGCTTTACCAATAAGACACATGTCTGTACGTCTTCAGCTCATCCTCTGGTTTGAGTCAGACTCACCGGTCAGCATCTGGGGGCACGCTGCcctggatgatgatgatctcCCCAGGGTGCAGGCCTCCGGGTACGGGCCCTGTATATGGGATCACCTGAGGTGTGGGGGGGAGCAGAGGTGAGGAGCAGTGGACACCTGCACTGACAACAACTTAACAACTGAACACAGactgcggtcaagccagccTACACTCGaatctctgtggtcaaatcagccgacacagaaattaTACTGCACTCATATACTGACACTTATGGTAAACGCATCAAACCGCCCAGAAAGGGGATGACAACGGAGTACTTGAGGAAGAACACATGTGGGCCTACGtccgttttttttaaataaactgttgacatggagcctaAAAAGAAtgcataatttaaaaataatctcgtgaattaaattcacaagaagtatatattgtcttacctgtgtcatttttatgaatagcatttgacaataaaagtccaacatgtgtacaatcaaatcagttaatttctggatgtttcaagtactgtaaaaacactttgctcaataagttcagagagagactgatacgactgtgttcaggacctctctgactacctacatactaattatcaaacatatttactgtaaagACTAAgacatttttcaaagtaaagtccaacattttcactgtggaatagatcatttctggatatttcaaagttctatcaAAATACTTTGCTCAaaaagttcagagagagactgacatgcctgtgttcaggacctctctgactacctacatactgaatatcaaacattttcactgtatagatttggagatttttcaaactaaaatccaacatgtgtacaatcaaatcagttcatttctggatatttaaaagttctataaaaacacgttgctcaataagttcagagagagactgatgtgcctgtgttcaggacctctctgactacctacataccgaatatcaaacatatttactgtatagttTAAGAGATTTATTAAAGTAAAGTCCAaaatgtgtacaatcaaatcagttaatttcggGATATTTCAAATTTCTATAAAAAAACTATTCcactttgaaaatgtttgattaATCTCTttatctatacagtaaaaatgtttgatattcagtacaTTGATAATatgagaggtcctgaacacaggcatatcagtctctctctggaattattgatcaaagtgtttttacagtagtagaaattagctacttgaagctaaaaatgtgtgactcttattttgtaaaatctctaaattgatagtcaaaatgctattcataaaaatgacacgtgAGACGATATACacttcttgtgaatataatccaatccatttccttttcaattGTTAATTTTGTatatgctccatgtcaacagtttattttgaaaaaacgctttggatgcgtttaccataaatgtcagtatatgcgcgcagtagaatttctgtgtcggctggcttgaccgcGGTGAACACAGACCCGTGCAACTCGTCTCTGCACGCATGCTGACATCAATGCAACTTGAATACAGTGTTTATCTGCACTGTGGGGTACAGGaggggcgggtgggggggggtctgtaGCTTGCATGAAGGCaccagagagctgctgctgctgctgctgctgatgctgatgaagatgaagatgatgaagagaatAAGCCTCTTACCGGATTCAGGACCGTGTGTTTCGCATTCGCCACAGACATGGAGCTCCGTGTGTCGGCCTACAACATGCAGCTGGGCCGGGGGACGACAGGCGGGGGGGGTCTGCGGCGCTCCGCTGCTACACAGGGGCGATGGTGGTGGCACTGGGCATCCTGTCAGCATCACAGGCCGATCCCACACCTTCCATGTGCGCGTGCGCAACACCTACCGCGTGATCGTGCCCGGAAACCGAAACCTAGAGGTCTGTGCTGCAACCATAGGGGCTGCAACAGGAACGACTAGTGATGGCGAtatgaagcttcatgaagcattgaagctttccatccaattgTTTCAAACATGGGCTGAAGCGTCATGGTGCTTCATTTGCTCcactgcgccatcaagtggacaataaatgtaaaacatgcAGATTGATTCTAATGTCACCATGGCTTTGGTGTGGGacgctttgaattgaataaatgaatgaatgatgtgtgTGACGCCAATACCACTCTTCCTCTGACTATACTGAaacattcttttaaaaaaatcaacagctATATGTAGCATCATGTTCCACTTGATGAATAAAAGCATGTAATACAAGTCTGTAAAGCTTCGCTCTAATAAGATGCAATTTTATTGTTGTCTTTCAGTGTCAAGAGCAGCAGTTGGAGCAGGTAAGACATTAATAGACatgcaataacaataataattggtTCACTCATGGGCCGAAGCTTCATGGTGCTTAATTTGCTCcactgcgccatcaagtggacattaaatgtaaaacaggCAGATTGATTCtaatgacaccatggctttGGTGTAGAacgctttgaattgaataaatgaatgaatgatgtttgtgacgccaataaataaatgatgaatttattaatatggtgtctgtctttatgatacaatggcgcGGTCAAAAAGCAAAGTGGAAACCAATTGGgcagagggttgtgatgtgaatgtgcttgtgtgactAGGGACAACAAATAACACGTAAAatgtatataacattttataaatttgtatttaaaaattacaacttttccacagtgctgggtttcaggcagtaactttttttgtgcaaaCAAACGCAATATAAAGTCCCAAGTTCAcaaaatggggggggggcattgtggcacatacgtcatcaacacaagcctcgatatCTGCTTCACAAAAAGTCGAGTCACTCGACAGACACACGCTTCGAAGTCTCGACACGGAGGAGACATCACCAGGAACCGCTACCAGGTCTGTGCTGCTGTTCACTTGACTTTTCTCTGCGATAAATTACAGACTGGGGCCATTGGCTGTACATGACTGTGTCCCTCCTCTGTATCTCAGCCCAGCTTcacaacacactacacaccCACGAccaggaaacacaacaacaacaataacatgatTGGGCTGGTCGGTGAGTGTCTTATTAAACCGACACTTGGATTTCTACATTTTCCTTTAAATCCGAAATGTAATGATGACAGTAACCACATCAGATGTCTGTGGTTCAGCCAGAGGAGCTGGGAGTGTTAATATTACTTTAATGGTGTGTTTCAGGGAAAATGGCCGCCATGATAGCAGGAGCAGGTAAGACTCTGTAACAATACTTCTCTACTGCTgctaatataatatataatatcatcATAATGCACTTTATTAATATAGCACAATTCATGCATAACATGTAACCCAATAACATGTGAAAGCAGTAAAaactatttctttaaaaaataaataaaacaaaaatttgATTCAAAAACTCAGGAAAAACATCTGTTTATAATAATTAACTAAAACAGAATTAAGACAGAGGATGAGTCCAAAAAGAGATTCACTAACCCTTTAACACACTTTACTGTGCAATGAATCGATTAGCCATTGAATCAATCAGCACATTCTCCGTAATCATGTCCATGAGCAGCAGGTGCTGTGATCCTGGTTCCTGTGACTCTGGGAGCCATAGGCTTCACCTCAGCTGGAATAGCTGCAGGCTCCACGGCTGCCACCATGATGTCGTCTGCTGCAGTCGCAGGCGGTGGAGGAGTGGCCGCAGGCAGTCTGGTGGCTGTTCTGCAATCAGCAGGTATTTTAGGATGGTTTTAAAGGTGATGTCTCTCTGAAAAACATGAAGTCCTGTACAAGAGTGAAGATTAGTAATCTTACATGGATTATTATTGCagtatttaataatataatcacAATAACTTGAGGgggttgatgatgtttctaacatgtgacgggtgcaaaaatgaaaattttttatttagaatacaaaaatctcaggatgaaaaagtggaGCCTTACACATGGAGGACATGGAAGAAGATGCTAAGAGACCTTTGAAACAGCCAACATGCAATGTATGACAAAATAGTTAATATATATGAGcctcacacaaacaataattaagaattctgtttaatttgaaaaacattgactgtaAATATTAGTTGTAGATAAACCAGGTATAGGATACAGTTTTCTAACTTTGCACCAAAGACTGTTTGTTAAAAATGTCTGGCActcaacgtccagcacacaaacaataaatagtGACATAGTGATGTAACAGAGGCCAGGAGAACAGAACATTACGAACGGGCAGGTTCAGAATGAGCACGGCACTAGTTTAAAGGGATATTtcccccaaaaatgaaaattcactcatcatcaATTgatcaccatttacttcaattgtattgaatTTGGCTGGAACACTGTTgatccctgaaactccaaaagttgtgtggactcaaacacttcacccacccctccatcggtaTAGTGGTTGTGAATATTCATTTTAGagtaaactatccctttaacaaaCTGAAGAGTGAAGGTTCAATGTAATGACACTGAGTGTTGTAATATTGTGTCACAAGTCTGGCTTGATAACAAGGTTTGTCTGTAGCTCGCTATCGCGACTCAAGCCACTGATGTCACTGCAGGTGCTGCTGGTCTGTCGTGGGCTGTCACTGGAGCTGTGGCCAGCACCGGAGCAGCAGTGACAGGGCTGATGAGCCTCATCAGCAGATAATCTTCGACGGAAAAGCAAGATTGAAAAAGTCACCTTAAATAAAGTTGCAAATCAGAAATTCATACATTTGGAATGTGGAATAAAAAACATGACTTGACTCATTTGGTTTCTGTGTGTCCAGCAGGAAGGAGTGAGTAAGTCAGTGAATCACCCAGTGTGACTGAGCTAAATTGGT
This Limanda limanda chromosome 12, fLimLim1.1, whole genome shotgun sequence DNA region includes the following protein-coding sequences:
- the LOC133015903 gene encoding galectin-8-like; this encodes MSVANAKHTVLNPVIPYTGPVPGGLHPGEIIIIQGSVPPDADRFQIDLSSGCSTKPRSDVALHFSPCFTGPPRVVCNSLLQETWGEEETLHQLPFKRGAPFETIILVHDNVFKVAVNGTHLLSYKHRIPLNRVDTFSISGKVMVYAVGYIPNSAIYSESGDLSLPYKGSILKGLSPGQHITIKGQVSMYPHSFTVNLSNSRTENIAFHLNPRMKSVVFIRNSYLSETWGQEERELPFFPFSPGEYFEILILCQSHQFKLAVNGSHLFEFRHRVQDLSSIDQLEIMGDLELTDVKLW
- the LOC133015519 gene encoding interferon alpha-inducible protein 27-like protein 2A is translated as MIGLVGKMAAMIAGAAGAVILVPVTLGAIGFTSAGIAAGSTAATMMSSAAVAGGGGVAAGSLVAVLQSAGAAGLSWAVTGAVASTGAAVTGLMSLISR